A window of Castanea sativa cultivar Marrone di Chiusa Pesio chromosome 8, ASM4071231v1 genomic DNA:
gACAGCATTTCTGAAGGCAGAAGCTTCTGTCTCTGGACCTTTTCCATCCTGGAGGTTCTGCTCAGGACGAAGAAGATCACTCCATCTCAAATGAAAGTCTAAGTATCTGACCTGATGCAAATTCCAATTGCATATTTAAAAAGTCATACAACTACAATCTTCAAAAGATAGTTCAATTTGCTGTAAGACCTATAGAATttgctgagagagagagagagcaacaaaattataataaaaatgagaacGAACCTGAAGCGCAAGATGAGATGCATTCCTACTCATTTCGACTGCAGTTCTCCATACTGACTGTCGGCTTCTTTTAGGAATATCAGAAGAATAATCAATACCAGAAATCCGCCTCCGACCACCTGACGAGCCAGAATACTATTAGTAcattttccccttattttcagTAATGCAACTACCTTTAATCTAAAGACTAAAGATGCTTACAATAACGATGGAATGTTTACCATTTGACGTTAAAAACTGATTgggggaggagggggtgggggaAGGATGCTTACAATAAGGGGAGAAGTTGTAAGattatttttcagaaaatgaAAGGCTAGGGCATCATATTTACCTTGGCGAGCTGCTTTTCTAACTAATGAGCGAGGCAAAATTGCTCTCTGGAATATAATTTTTGACAGCTTCCCACCTCGCCACCACTCAAAACTCTGGTCACGGCAACCATCGGCTGTCACCTCAGACACAGCAGACTGTTTCCTGTTTCGCCTTCCACTAAGTCCACGTTTCTGTGTTGTTCCAATGGTGCATGTAGAACTTTGAATCATAAGAGATTCATCTAACATACCATCAACCAGCTTAACCCAGTCCACAGAAAGAGCAATGATGCGGATGTGTTCCTCAAGCTGCAAATCAAAACTGAGCTAATAAACCAAAATATAGATGGCATGCGCACAAAAATGCCTACATAAAAAATTGCACTAAATAGAATTTATTTTCTCCCCATAAACAAGGGGAGGATGGTTAAGTCATGGGTTGAGTTTTGCACGTTTTTGTGAGTTATGTTTGCCtataagaaagaaatatataaattaaacatatataaacatGTGACACCAAGTCAATATTAGAAAATTTGAATACTCAAAGCCCCGCTGATTGCTGCTGAAAGTGGCCAAGTAATTTTTAGTGCCACTCATTCATTCAAACATTTGtcataaaaaaagtttgtaaatcCAAATTATACAAGAAGATAATCTTATGAAAatattgcatttgcattttgtTGATTAAAAGGCATAAGCCAATGGATAAAAACTTTCATCCATTAGATGTAAAACTCAAAATTGGCAACCAAGGTCTGGAAATtacaaatttgatatgaaaattttgtttgcaTATTTTGTCTTTCCTTGAACAGagtatttttttcatctttaacAAACTActattacttatttattttattttttaaaaatgatatgaaAAGAGCTTCTGACCATCTAAACCAGATCCACACTTATTTGACAATTAGGATGCACTATGAATCTAAAAAGGGAAATTAGAACTTCTGACACATTTCCTTCATTAGCTCCAAAAGAAATTTGTCACAAGACCATTCAACGGACCTTTTTTTTATGATCTATTTCACAATCAATCATAATAGGTACCTACTAAAGCATTTATGATCTATTTCACAATCAATCATAATAGGTACCTACTAAAGCAGACAACAAAgtcatttttttccaaaatgctTTTCACATATAGCACATTATAAACTACACATTACAAGTTCAAAGGAACAACAATCTGCACAATAGTGTTCATGCAATTGTTATTAACAAAAAACTACAGCTTTCGAATTTGGCTACAAACATCAGAAGCTTTAAGAAgttcaaaacaaataaacacacacatacacatatttATCTCAAACATATTATTGGAGCTTTCTGAGCCCCAATTCAATGTCAATTCGTATAGAAACATTTGGGGTGTCACTTGAGATCAAACTCAAGAAACGTTTTCCATTACAAAACCagcaataaaaagtttttttaaaaaaataataaaggcgGAGCATTTAACTGTCAGTATAACATTAAACATCTAATTAAACAGAGAAAACTAATGCATTACTAGGCCAAACAATACCTAACATTAATACATAGGCCGATTACTGTATACACCAAATAACCAAATAAACCAGGTAACAAAAGAACTTACTTCAAGCAATAGAGCCTTTATTGTACTGCAAGTTGAAGCCTGTTCTACTCGCTTACGCCATTGCTTTCTGTAAATAGCATTCAAAAAGGGGCCAACTATCAGACCACATAAACTCTCCTCCAAATACAAAATGTATGTTGCAATGCTCGCAAGACTCCCTTCTCCACTCTTTTTGAGACGAAGGTTGGCAAGGATCTTCGTGGCAACTTTTGTGGCACACAAGCAAGCATGGTTTAACATGCATCCTCTCTTGCTTGAAACAGGAGCCTTACAAGACAGACACCAACCACACCTCTCTCTTGGGACCTCCACAAGCTTCTTTTCAGAACTTGGCCAGAAGAAACGAGAGGCTGTTAGTGAGAATGCTTTTGCTTGCAAAAAATTGTTGGAAGATGCAACTTTCCTTGGATCTGAAGCATGAGCCTCTGAAACCCGAGCTTCCTCTGATGAAAGAACAGCCAGTCTAGCAGCAGCAGATGCAGCAAAATCTCCATGCATATAGTTATTTATGTAGGCCTGAGGTTTAAGGGATGACCCCAAGTACAAAAAATCATCAACTGAATTGCTGTCACCCTTTCCATACACTGATCTATTACCTTCTTTGCTTTGAGAGGGAAAAATCACAGGAAAACACATACCACTGCCATGCCCAGCATAGCTCCCATTGTTGTTTCTGGAGGTGCACATAGTAAGCTCTATTGCACTTGATCGGCCAACAAAACTTTGGTGTGTCAAGTCAGATTGATCAGCTTGCTGACTAACTGAGTCACCAGAAATGGCACAGTCCATTTTTATCCCCTCAGTTAGTTTTATATCCATATGTTGACAATCCTGATGTCTTGTACCACCATTGCTATGAAGACTGCAATGGTCAGTGTGAATAGTTGTGCCCAAGGAGTCTTTGCTTTCATTATTCACATAGTTCTCAGCCTCAGGCATATATAGAACTTTCTGGTCTTCCTTGCCAGAAGGGAATGACATTGAAAGGGTTCCATAATCCTTTATGTTTGCTAAATTCATATGTACCGGAAGAGAGAAGACACTTTCTGGAATAGACCAATATTGTAAAATTGCCTTGCACAGCCCCAAGTATAAAGCCGTATGTTGCACAGATGAACAAAGAACTTGCAGCACTTTAGGGATGTCATTCCGATTGAAATATCTGAAACATGGTTCTGAATCTACAAAAGCCTTAAGCCTACAATCATGAATATCATAATATTATCAATGGGTTGaagaaaattaaagcagcacACACAGAATTGAAGAACAAGTCTGAGATAAGGTGAGGGATCAAAGACTAAAGTTCAGGAACCATGTGTTTCACAAAGCTagacaacaaaaattattcCAGTACAAACAAATAGGTTCATCGAACATTCAGTATAATGTAATTATTAATGAACAATAAGGGAGATGAAACAAAAGGGTTGAAAACATACACTAGTAAGTGGTCGCAAGAACCCAAGAAAATCCGTCCATACAAATCAATGCCGAATATTTCTGCTCCTTTAAGTGATGTTCCCTTCGTAATGGCAGGCCCAATCTTATCAATAGTGCACTCTGGACAGTACCATGGCCCATCAGGTATAAACATTTTCATCACACCTATACACCTTGAATGGTATGCTGATGGGCACCCATCACAGCAAAGCAAGGTCCCATCCATGCCACAAAGCCGGCATTCATCACCATTGctatcaacatcaacatcagcAGCATCCATATCCTGTTTGGTACCTTTATAACCTGAAGAATTTATGTTTCCTGATGCCTTCATCTCATGTGTTTCTGCAATAATCTCCATAGCTTCTCTGTCCTTGCAAGCAGAAGTTTTAGAATATCTGGGGTGGACCCTTCTAGGCCCGTTTTCAGAAGGATTGGATGCTTCTGTACCATAATCTAATCCAACTTCTGATTCTTCACGCATGTCAATCTCAGATCTTAACTCAGCAGACTCTAAGACATCATCACACAGGATTTGCAAAACCATTAACTTCCTAACTGCAGGTAAGGAATAATACTCTCTATCCAAAACCACATCATAAAATTCTCTCCACTCAGGTCCCTTTGCATATCCCATAACTGTTAAATAGTTGACCAAGTAAACAGGCCACGTCAATGAATCAAGGAGGCTCCAATCAATGCACCTgacaggaaacaaaaaaaaaaattagaaggaaATAGAATCAACTTTTTAACAAGGTAAACTGGAAATAGAATCATGTTTCAATTgtaatttatcataaaaaaaaaaaaaaatagatatgcATAATGGCATGAAGAAATATATCACTTATCTTATAATATCAGAGGGAGAGGTTAGCAGAGAAATAAAGGACATCTTATACAATCACTTCAGATATATGGGGAATCAAAATCACCATTCCAACATCTATTTTAACAAAAGATCAATAAAATCCATCTAAGGCTTcattgttgctgttgttgttgctcAATTGATAGCCAACGGAAAAGAATGTGATAATGCATTATTATCTTATAAGATTAGTACTTCtagctttaaaagaaaaatataaacaactcacTTAAATGAATTAGTCAGATGTATCATGAACAGTGAAGTACATAATAATATGTTGAAAAACGTAGCCCATTTCCACCTTTCTTTCTGCAgtttgcaaccaaacataacagcataaaaaaaaatacctccAACATCTACTACCCAAGAAAAACTAGTGACTAGTTAATTCCATCAAAATATCATTCCCACAATGCTTATACAACAACTTGACAGTAATTAAGTTTATATTTCAGGATGTTGGGTTTTATCAACCAAAGACataaagagatgaaaaaaaaaaaaaaagtacctcaAGCATTTTGAAGCAAGCTCCAAGCCATCTGATGAGAGCATTTCAAGATGACGCCTCAATGCACGCATCAATGCAACATGAATAGCATCCAACAAGGTGTTTGCAACACAACAATTAAGCGACCCCACGAAATCATCCAAAGTAAATGGGCTCAAAAACAAGCGGATACTAAACGACCGCAAGAAGCCATAAACGGATAAAAGATGTGAAACACACTGCTCCGGCACACCTATGGTTCCTGAAGAAGGCGGCAACTCAAGTAGCGGGATAGGTGGGGTCTCTGTATCGAACCCCAAATCCCTATCCATCGCATACTCACACGAATCACTCGATGAATCAGCATCAGCATCAGCATCGCCTTCAACCTCTTCCCCATCCTTTTCAATTGTCAATCCACCACTCACCTCACTCAAAGTAGACACTTCAACCTTATCCCCTTCATTTGTCAAGGCACGTGCTTTCTTCTCCAATTCAATCCTTCTCTTTTCACTAATCTTCAATACCAATTCATCTAATTTTATCTTCCTTCTATCCAAATCTTCGTCGAAATCATTATCCCTCAAAATAAGCATGCGAAGCTCGCCACTCTCCAAGTCCTCACTATCACCATCCTCATAATTGACCCTATACAATCCCTCCTCATAATGTACAACTTTCCCGAGAAAAACTCCACTGCCATCGAATTCCTTCAGCACATACCGCCCAACCAAAGCCAAAGATCTCGTCTCCAACGGCTGCTTCTTTGCATCCGGTCCCGGAGTGTTCTCACCATCTTTTCGCCTCCTTTTCCTCGGCCGACCCCTCGATCTGGCCACCGGAGGCTCCATTTTACCGATCTAGAGTGCAAGAATCGGATCGGACCCTAAAATCCGAATTCCGAATCCAATCGAAAGGGATTTCTAGGGTTTCAAGTAACCTCCACCTCGCTctaatcaaccaaaaacaatagaaataaaaaaattcctcaTATGAAAAATACTGGTTTGAATTTAGGGTTTATGTAGATCCTACGAAAACAGAGCAAAAACCAAATCGATCAGAACGCAATTTTATAGTATAATTATACTTTttgcaaaccaaaaaaaaaagtttcggAATGATATATATAGATTGGGAATTTGAAACGTTTCGATGAAAAGTGAAGCGAAAAATTACCTGATTGATAATCACCATTGACGAAGTGGAAGCGGCTTttgagagatagagagggagagaagtaAAGCCCTAATAGGagagaaacaacaacaacaacaacggcCTCTCTCCACACTCTTCTACCAAGTTTTATTATAGCGGCTCGCGTGGTGTGCTTATTCCTTGACTCAGAACTCGCTTGCCCACTCCGAGTTAGCATCTGAGTCACGGGTTTtggttatttattattttgagatatttttgtgctatttaaaattaataaataacaagTATCCGATGAGGGCGTCCTCATGTCACTACTGCGAGTCCTCCCCCCGAATGTATGGTTATTATTATATGTggtccacttttttttttttttttgggaaaaaaaatgtccctaaatttatttttgaactatttgataacaataaattttacaatttttttttattattgttggaCTTCTCTCCTTCATCCAGGTTACTTTTATATTATCATTAtgatttacataatttttaatctctcaatttttaaaagttattgatcaaagatatatattaaaaaaaaactcatgttcTTTAATATCTATTGACTAATGAAGTTATACACTCTTTTTTATTCCTACTTAATCAAAATCCTTTAAATTCTAGAACACCTTGTCCCATTTGAaattaaatgtattaaaaaaatatagccaaaaaaaaaaagcatagccTATGATGAGAGATCTATTTTTTCATATAGTTATTTTCATCTTTTGGCTAATATTTGGGACTTAATTAAAACTATTACACATTAAGAGGCATAAATATTGCATAGTccaatattttcatttataacTACTAATTGAGGTTGTTTTCCACTTGAATGACCTTAAATCGTTAATTAAATGGTTTAATGAAAGAGTCCACTGAGTCTGAGATATATTTACATCATGTACGTAAGAAAAATGCttaacaatttgaaaaaaatttgatgtatctttttttGCACTTGATAATGTTTGGATTTATAACTCCAAATGATTTTTCTaatgattcttaaaataaaatccatGATCTCTTATGTTCAAAAGTTTTAATAGACATGTTAGAGTCACCCCAAAATAATTTTCCCTTATAATTGTTTAGTGTGTGTAATATTAGGAAATACACACATTTGGTTAATAATTAGGTGCTTAAGATCTATAAacacttaaattttaaaaaaattattaaaaaaaaggaagataatttatgaatttattatgattttcgTGCATATGGTATTTGTACTATGAAGCTAAGGGTACAAAACCGCATGGTACGTTTCAAGTTAACTAAAACCTTATGATGGGGTCCATAACTTTTGAAATATCGAAAGTCAAACCAGTTGCAATAAACAAATGCAATACTATTTCCACGGGATTTTGCTTCCCTAAGCCCACCGCctcaaacatgaaaaatacaatacaatcaataataatatgaaaaagtgggaaataaataaattttataaaacccGCTGGTATGGTTGACTCTGACAAAAGCGAGTCGACTCAGAATTTAACCCGAtcccatgaatttttttttttaaaaatgccaaatagtTAAGGACTTTAAAAGTTGGGTGCGAGTCTCACCACGAATAGTTTGCATTTGCTTAAAGCAATGAAGGGACAAATTAGATCAAAATGGCGGGAACTATGTCCTATTTAATGGAATTTCCCGCCCAATTTTTTTCCAAGTTCAAAAAATATTGTCTCCATTGTAGATGTAATTTGTGTAACGGTCACTGTCCTAGTCCAACGGTTAATTTTTGTTAGGACTAGTCGTTGTAAAATTGTGAACAAGAGTTGATAGTTGCACAATTTGGACCCtatatattatatgatatatttctttaaaaaaaattatatgatatGATACGATAAATCATTTGAGCAAAAGTTATCATCTATTTCATTATTGAATCCTAAATTTGCAATCCAAATTTTCATGGGTTTTGAAGGTATGAGATAGTTTCTTAAAAGAGGAAGGCTGTAAACTATTATTTCCACGATTGTTGACCTAACATGTTGTAATTAGAGTAACATTATTTTCAATATTATTCGTATATAACACCACTTCTTACacttattgtttttaaaattaaagcgTTGATTATTACACATAATGTCTATAGAGTGTGTGTGCCACATCAGTTGAAATCGTATgttcaaaacatgatttcaattaaattatgaaatcatgttttcaaaacacaatttcaaaattataactGAAATCATTCTCAAAATGCTAGCCATCACGTTTTTAATGGtaagaataattttctttttattgatatacaaaggaaaaaaaaacaaaacaaaacagaacaTTGTTTGAAAAGGAGTAaaccctttttgttttttgggttaccTAAAGTTAGGGGTGATGATGTGGAAATCCTCAGTTGAGTAGGTTCGTCCAGATGAGTCGGCAACCTCGTCCCTGTGCCTACAATTGTCATGAAAAGCCTTCCTTAGGTGGTCACTGGTATGGTGCCTACCACAAAGTCTCCAATGATAAAGTCATCGTATAGAAGCTTTAAAAAAGTGTATGAGAGCTTAGAATATCAGAGCTACAGCGTATGTGTATTTGAGAATGTACCTTGTCTGGTTCCGAGGGGTGTTTATATATGACTCCATTGCTTCTAGTCGTTTTGGCCTTTATTGTGGCTTTAGTGCTTCTTTTGTAACACCTCTAGGCTCATTGATGTAGGTTTTGATGAGCTTCTAACGGTTTGACAGCTAGTTTATAACTGTCTGAGGTATTGAATTCTCTATTAATGGCTTGTCTTCCTTCATCCATGAGGTGGAGGGGTGGGCAAAGGTGCTTAATGGGTTCGTCTGGGCAAGGAGGTTCGTTGggcctatcagttgcccccctAGGTTCTGTGATTGTCCTTACGCGTCATGACAACCACTAGAAGATGAAAGGTTTCTTGTCTAGACATAACTCTTGGGGTTCCGTTCCACATTCAACAGGTAGTGGCGTCGTCGTGCAAGTCGTGGCCACGTGGCACGTTCTAATTGGTGGAGTTAATATCCCACTCATGTGTCTCTTGGGTTTCTCGCTGATTTTCGGTTTTTGTGCCTAGTTTTTTaaaccttctttcttttttctttcttctttactttctcttttcttcGCCGTTGCTGCTCTGTGCTTCTTCATCTCCGAGCTATTCCTTTTGCGTTTTTCGTTTCTAGGGTTGTTTTTTCTTAAGGTACAGCTTCTCCTCACATTTTTTACTCTTTGTAGCATAGGTAATTTGTAAGggtttctgaattttttttttttgtttttttttttgggtttttaggactttgcctttcttttttcatttcatgGGCTCCATGGTTGGAAGCTCTGAAGTTAGGATACTTTGCCCCTTTGTCTCATTTCTCTTTGCGCGTTTGGGGTCTTCTCTAGGAGTTTCTGGCACCTTTTGCCCTTTaattgaaggtttttttttaggagTAGTAGCTTGAGTGTAGTGTTGGCTGATTTGTTCCCCTTGCTCCGTCAATCTGTTGATTGGTTTGAGGAATTAGTGGGTGAGCGGAGAGCGATGTTGGAGGTGAGATCCAATGAGCTTGAGATAGGGTTGTCGTCTAGCGATGGCCCTCTTGAGGTGGAGGAAGACACTATGGCTTCTGGCCCAAGAGAGGTCAGGGATTTTTCTGCCCTCGAGGAGGAGTGTGGCCTGGACACTGAGACCCTCTCTAAggttagggataggtt
This region includes:
- the LOC142607641 gene encoding DDT domain-containing protein PTM-like, whose amino-acid sequence is MEPPVARSRGRPRKRRRKDGENTPGPDAKKQPLETRSLALVGRYVLKEFDGSGVFLGKVVHYEEGLYRVNYEDGDSEDLESGELRMLILRDNDFDEDLDRRKIKLDELVLKISEKRRIELEKKARALTNEGDKVEVSTLSEVSGGLTIEKDGEEVEGDADADADSSSDSCEYAMDRDLGFDTETPPIPLLELPPSSGTIGVPEQCVSHLLSVYGFLRSFSIRLFLSPFTLDDFVGSLNCCVANTLLDAIHVALMRALRRHLEMLSSDGLELASKCLRCIDWSLLDSLTWPVYLVNYLTVMGYAKGPEWREFYDVVLDREYYSLPAVRKLMVLQILCDDVLESAELRSEIDMREESEVGLDYGTEASNPSENGPRRVHPRYSKTSACKDREAMEIIAETHEMKASGNINSSGYKGTKQDMDAADVDVDSNGDECRLCGMDGTLLCCDGCPSAYHSRCIGVMKMFIPDGPWYCPECTIDKIGPAITKGTSLKGAEIFGIDLYGRIFLGSCDHLLVLKAFVDSEPCFRYFNRNDIPKVLQVLCSSVQHTALYLGLCKAILQYWSIPESVFSLPVHMNLANIKDYGTLSMSFPSGKEDQKVLYMPEAENYVNNESKDSLGTTIHTDHCSLHSNGGTRHQDCQHMDIKLTEGIKMDCAISGDSVSQQADQSDLTHQSFVGRSSAIELTMCTSRNNNGSYAGHGSGMCFPVIFPSQSKEGNRSVYGKGDSNSVDDFLYLGSSLKPQAYINNYMHGDFAASAAARLAVLSSEEARVSEAHASDPRKVASSNNFLQAKAFSLTASRFFWPSSEKKLVEVPRERCGWCLSCKAPVSSKRGCMLNHACLCATKVATKILANLRLKKSGEGSLASIATYILYLEESLCGLIVGPFLNAIYRKQWRKRVEQASTCSTIKALLLELEEHIRIIALSVDWVKLVDGMLDESLMIQSSTCTIGTTQKRGLSGRRNRKQSAVSEVTADGCRDQSFEWWRGGKLSKIIFQRAILPRSLVRKAARQGGRRRISGIDYSSDIPKRSRQSVWRTAVEMSRNASHLALQVRYLDFHLRWSDLLRPEQNLQDGKGPETEASAFRNAVICDKKIVEKRIRYAVAFGNQKHLPSRVMKNIIEIEQSQDGKDKYWFSESRIPLYLIKEYEESVNKVLLQSIEEPLNVTLKSQRRLKASRRDIFFYLTCKRDKLDVCSCSSCQLDVSLGKAVKCSACQGYCHEACARSSTISMNDEIEFLITCKQCYHAKALVQNKSCNESPTSPLPLQRQEHPNLMTVNKGGRPKANNQPLASVRTRDTRSELKQTTRDIRSELKQATSESSLANKSRRKLCSWGIIWKKKNSEDTGIDFRLKNILLKGSLDVRHLEPVCHLCQKPYRSDLMYICCETCNKWFHAEAVELEESRIFDVAGYKCCRCRRIRSPVCPYSDRKDKLPEVIKTRTRDTKQGNVRADSDSGIISESRECEPATPVYRMAEVPKQEYIDCEPATPVWNMDEGLDQEFKEFKPVTPAFPMAEVSKQEHDPLLPLSKVELITEHNSELDIEWSTTFVPGPQKLPVRRQVKREEDVDGLFGSNLSHAELSTHPETDTVLNHEEKALSPMVEWDVQSEMMLEYNGFNCEDMEFEPQTYFSVTELLASDDGAPYNGVDTSGDWSGYMGNASCTISQDEFPEQYGMVGNYTDQEEPANSVEPTVNIIHCGRCSHAEPVPDLFCQNCGLQIHSHCSPWVETSFEEGNWRCGNCREWR